From a region of the Primulina eburnea isolate SZY01 chromosome 7, ASM2296580v1, whole genome shotgun sequence genome:
- the LOC140836807 gene encoding lactoylglutathione lyase GLX1-like, translated as MAEAAATIVPSHELLEWPKHDKRRFLHAVYRVGDLDRTIKFYTECLGMKLLRKRDVPEEKYSNAFLGFGPEETHFVLELTYNHGVDKYDIGTGFGHFAIASEDVYKLVENIKAKGGTITREPGPVKGGSTVIAFAKDPDGYIFELIQRGPTPEPLCQVMLRVGDLDRSIKFYEKALGMRLLKKTDRPEQKYSIAMMGYADEYETIVLELTYNYGVTEYTKGNAYAQVAISTNDVYKSAEVVNLVTQELGGKITRQPGPIPGINTKITSFLDPDGWKTVLVDNADFLKELEKQE; from the exons ATGGCCGAGGCAGCAGCAACAATTGTCCCAAGCCACGAGCTCTTGGAGTGGCCAAAACATGACAAGCGACGCTTTTTACATGCTGTGTATAGAGTGGGAGACCTTGATCGCACCATCAA GTTTTACACTGAATGTCTTGGGATGAAACTATTGAGGAAAAGGGATGTTCCCGAGgaaaaatattcaaatgctTTTCTCGGATTTGGGCCTGAAGAGACGCACTTTGTCTTGGAATTGACTTACA ATCATGGAGTTGACAAATATGACATTGGAACTGGCTTTGGGCATTTTGCCATTGCAAGTGAAGAT GTTTACAAACTTGTCGAAAATATTAAGGCCAAGGGAGGAACCATCACTCGAGAGCCAGGTCCGGTCAAAGGTGGATCAACAGTTATTGCTTTTGCTAAGGATCCAGATGGGTACATTTTTGAACTTATTCAACGGGGTCCAACTCCAGAACCACTATGCCAAGTCATGCTTCGCGTGGGTGATCTTGATCGTTCTATTAAATTTTATGAGAAG GCCTTGGGGATGAGACTCCTAAAAAAAACTGACAGACCCGAGCAAAAG TACTCGATAGCAATGATGGGATATGCTGATGAATATGAGACGATTGTGCTGGAGTTGACTTACAACTATGGTGTCACTGAATATACCAAAGGAAATGCATATGCACAG GTAGCAATTAGCACAAATGATGTATATAAGAGTGCCGAGGTTGTGAACCTTGTAACCCAGGAGCTTGGAGGAAAGATAACTCGACAACCAGGACCAATTCCTGGAATCAACACTAAGATCACTTCTTTCCTAGACCCAGATGGTTGGAAAACT GTTCTGGTGGATAATGCAGATTTTCTGAAAGAACTCGAGAAGCAAGAGTGA